From the genome of Vicia villosa cultivar HV-30 ecotype Madison, WI unplaced genomic scaffold, Vvil1.0 ctg.000857F_1_1, whole genome shotgun sequence, one region includes:
- the LOC131631713 gene encoding uncharacterized protein LOC131631713, giving the protein MTPTSFYKSPRRRSNLTNEEVLQKLQELQAQVSELQRDKDMYMREKCNTSSVKETSDKASINCQRKFPEGISSCQLYLSSPNYRLVGKGKVHNTLGDLLHHRPLPDGHLKVSVDVVLDHDAMLPVPDMVSETTLLRDAIGSFVAWPSELITISDETAPIKPAIKGKGIL; this is encoded by the exons atgactccaacctctttttacaagagtcctaggagaagatcaaatcttaccaatgaagaagtgttgcaaaagttgcaggaattgcaagcacaagtctctgaattgcaaagagataaagatatgtatatgagagaaaagtgcaacacttcatcggtgaaagaaactagtgataaggctagtatcaactgtcaaaggaaatttcccgag ggcatttcatcttgccaactatacttatcgtcaccgaattatcgactagttggcaagggaaaagtgcacaacactttgggagatttacttcaccatagaccgctcccggatggacacctgaaagtatcggtggatgttgtattagatcatgatgcgatgctaccggtacctgacatggtctcagagacgacattgctgcgagatgcaataggatcatttgttgcatggccctcggagctcattaccattagtgatgag actgctcctataaaacccgcaattaagggtaaagggattttatag
- the LOC131631667 gene encoding (-)-germacrene D synthase-like isoform X3 codes for MCASASNHNAKSEVHRNVADFQPSVWGDYFLRYASESESMELDPNIVEQIEMLKNDVKSMLGLNTENSLKKVYLIDSICRLGLGYHFEPEIEDVLQHIYKNYVKNGEITIFEDNIYSLAVLFRLLRQQGFNVLPNVFNKFKDEQGNFSERLIENVEGMLSLYEATHLMVHGEDVLEEALAFTISHLEPIANQLNNSHAKQVKHSLRHALHRNLPRLEARSYISIYEQDPSHNKNLLILAKLDFNTLQRLHQKEISNICKWWKEFDLSNKLPYVRDRIVECYFWALGVFFEPQYSKAREIMTKQIIIIMIIDDTYDAYGTIDELQLFTKTIEKWDNRFSDNLPEYLKSLYKKLIRYVQAHMTEAKWLSINYQPTLEEYIHVSAETSSCLLLVTTCYIGMEDTATEDIFQWVSNRPKIINASIVIGRLLNDIVTNEFEQKRQHISSFLECYMRQYNVSKEVAIQEARKRISNAWKDINKEFFRPTDIPMPFLKCILNALRFLDVIYKDRDIFTHPEGEMKILIKALLVDPVPI; via the exons ATGTGTGCTTCGGCTTCTAATCACAATGCCAAATCTGAAGTCCATAGAAATGTTGCTGATTTTCAGCCTAGTGTTTGGGGAGATTATTTCCTTCGATATGCCTCCGAATCTGAATCTATG GAACTTGATCCAAATATTGTGGAACAAATTGAAATGCTAAAAAACGATGTGAAGAGCATGCTTGGTTTAAATACTGAGAATTCTTTGAAAAAAGTCTACTTGATTGATTCAATATGTCGTTTGGGTTTGGGATATCATTTTGAACCTGAGATTGAAGATGTTTTGCAACATATTTACAAGAACTATGTCAAGAATGGAGAAATAACTATATTTGAAGACAACATTTACTCTCTTGCTGTGCTATTTAGATTATTGAGGCAACAAGGATTCAACGTTTTACCGA ATGTATTCAACAAATTCAAAGATGAACAAGGAAATTTTAGTGAAAGACTTATAGAAAATGTTGAGGGGATGTTAAGCTTGTATGAAGCCACACATCTTATGGTTCATGGAGAGGATGTTTTGGAAGAAGCTTTGGCTTTCACTATCTCGCATCTTGAGCCCATTGCCAACCAACTGAACAATTCTCATGCAAAACAAGTTAAGCATAGCTTAAGGCATGCTCTCCATAGAAACCTGCCTAGGCTTGAGGCAAGAAGTTACATTTCCATATACGAGCAAGATCCTTCTCATAATAAAAATTTGCTAATTTTGGCAAAATTAGATTTCAACACGCTTCAAAGACTACATCAAAAAGAAATTAGTAACATTTGCAA ATGGTGGAAGGAGTTTGACTTATCTAATAAACTACCATATGTACGAGATAGAATAGTGGAATGTTACTTTTGGGCTTTGGGGGTATTCTTTGAGCCCCAATATTCTAAAGCAAGAGAAATTATGACAAAACAAATCATCATAATAATGATTATTGATGATACATATGACGCATATGGAACAATTGATGAGTTACAACTGTTTACTAAGACAATTGAAAA GTGGGATAATAGGTTTTCGGATAATCTTCCAGAGTATCTGAAATCTCTCTATAAAAAG TTAATAAGATATGTTCAAGCTCATATGACTGAGGCCAAATGGTTAAGCATTAATTATCAACCAACATTAGAAGAGTACATTCATGTATCAGCAGAAACATCTAGTTGTTTACTACTGGTAACAACGTGTTACATTGGTATGGAAGACACAGCAACAGAGGACATCTTTCAGTGGGTATCAAATCGGCCAAAAATTATCAATGCATCAATTGTCATTGGAAGGTTATTGAATGATATTGTGACAAATGAG TTTGAACAAAAAAGACAACATATTTCTTCATTTTTGGAATGCTATATGAGACAATATAATGTCTCTAAAGAAGTTGCCATTCAAGAAGCCCGGAAGAGAATTTCTAATGCTTGGAAAGATATAAATAAAGAATTTTTTAGGCCAACTGATATTCCAATGCCTTTTCTGAAGTGTATCCTAAATGCTTTACGCTTTCTTGATGTGATTTATAAAGATAGAGATATATTCACACATCCTGAAGGAGAAATGAAAATACTCATTAAAGCTTTATTGGTAGATCCAGTGCCGATTTAA
- the LOC131631667 gene encoding (-)-germacrene D synthase-like isoform X4 encodes MCASASNHNAKSEVHRNVADFQPSVWGDYFLRYASESESMNYVKNGEITIFEDNIYSLAVLFRLLRQQGFNVLPNVFNKFKDEQGNFSERLIENVEGMLSLYEATHLMVHGEDVLEEALAFTISHLEPIANQLNNSHAKQVKHSLRHALHRNLPRLEARSYISIYEQDPSHNKNLLILAKLDFNTLQRLHQKEISNICKWWKEFDLSNKLPYVRDRIVECYFWALGVFFEPQYSKAREIMTKQIIIIMIIDDTYDAYGTIDELQLFTKTIEKWDNRFSDNLPEYLKSLYKKVLNIYDRKTYALKYYVKELIRYVQAHMTEAKWLSINYQPTLEEYIHVSAETSSCLLLVTTCYIGMEDTATEDIFQWVSNRPKIINASIVIGRLLNDIVTNEFEQKRQHISSFLECYMRQYNVSKEVAIQEARKRISNAWKDINKEFFRPTDIPMPFLKCILNALRFLDVIYKDRDIFTHPEGEMKILIKALLVDPVPI; translated from the exons ATGTGTGCTTCGGCTTCTAATCACAATGCCAAATCTGAAGTCCATAGAAATGTTGCTGATTTTCAGCCTAGTGTTTGGGGAGATTATTTCCTTCGATATGCCTCCGAATCTGAATCTATG AACTATGTCAAGAATGGAGAAATAACTATATTTGAAGACAACATTTACTCTCTTGCTGTGCTATTTAGATTATTGAGGCAACAAGGATTCAACGTTTTACCGA ATGTATTCAACAAATTCAAAGATGAACAAGGAAATTTTAGTGAAAGACTTATAGAAAATGTTGAGGGGATGTTAAGCTTGTATGAAGCCACACATCTTATGGTTCATGGAGAGGATGTTTTGGAAGAAGCTTTGGCTTTCACTATCTCGCATCTTGAGCCCATTGCCAACCAACTGAACAATTCTCATGCAAAACAAGTTAAGCATAGCTTAAGGCATGCTCTCCATAGAAACCTGCCTAGGCTTGAGGCAAGAAGTTACATTTCCATATACGAGCAAGATCCTTCTCATAATAAAAATTTGCTAATTTTGGCAAAATTAGATTTCAACACGCTTCAAAGACTACATCAAAAAGAAATTAGTAACATTTGCAA ATGGTGGAAGGAGTTTGACTTATCTAATAAACTACCATATGTACGAGATAGAATAGTGGAATGTTACTTTTGGGCTTTGGGGGTATTCTTTGAGCCCCAATATTCTAAAGCAAGAGAAATTATGACAAAACAAATCATCATAATAATGATTATTGATGATACATATGACGCATATGGAACAATTGATGAGTTACAACTGTTTACTAAGACAATTGAAAA GTGGGATAATAGGTTTTCGGATAATCTTCCAGAGTATCTGAAATCTCTCTATAAAAAGGTCTTAAATATTTACGACAGAAAAACATATGCCCTCAAATACTATGTAAAAGAA TTAATAAGATATGTTCAAGCTCATATGACTGAGGCCAAATGGTTAAGCATTAATTATCAACCAACATTAGAAGAGTACATTCATGTATCAGCAGAAACATCTAGTTGTTTACTACTGGTAACAACGTGTTACATTGGTATGGAAGACACAGCAACAGAGGACATCTTTCAGTGGGTATCAAATCGGCCAAAAATTATCAATGCATCAATTGTCATTGGAAGGTTATTGAATGATATTGTGACAAATGAG TTTGAACAAAAAAGACAACATATTTCTTCATTTTTGGAATGCTATATGAGACAATATAATGTCTCTAAAGAAGTTGCCATTCAAGAAGCCCGGAAGAGAATTTCTAATGCTTGGAAAGATATAAATAAAGAATTTTTTAGGCCAACTGATATTCCAATGCCTTTTCTGAAGTGTATCCTAAATGCTTTACGCTTTCTTGATGTGATTTATAAAGATAGAGATATATTCACACATCCTGAAGGAGAAATGAAAATACTCATTAAAGCTTTATTGGTAGATCCAGTGCCGATTTAA
- the LOC131631667 gene encoding (-)-germacrene D synthase-like isoform X1 — translation MCASASNHNAKSEVHRNVADFQPSVWGDYFLRYASESESMELDPNIVEQIEMLKNDVKSMLGLNTENSLKKVYLIDSICRLGLGYHFEPEIEDVLQHIYKNYVKNGEITIFEDNIYSLAVLFRLLRQQGFNVLPNVFNKFKDEQGNFSERLIENVEGMLSLYEATHLMVHGEDVLEEALAFTISHLEPIANQLNNSHAKQVKHSLRHALHRNLPRLEARSYISIYEQDPSHNKNLLILAKLDFNTLQRLHQKEISNICKWWKEFDLSNKLPYVRDRIVECYFWALGVFFEPQYSKAREIMTKQIIIIMIIDDTYDAYGTIDELQLFTKTIEKWDNRFSDNLPEYLKSLYKKVLNIYDRKTYALKYYVKELIRYVQAHMTEAKWLSINYQPTLEEYIHVSAETSSCLLLVTTCYIGMEDTATEDIFQWVSNRPKIINASIVIGRLLNDIVTNEFEQKRQHISSFLECYMRQYNVSKEVAIQEARKRISNAWKDINKEFFRPTDIPMPFLKCILNALRFLDVIYKDRDIFTHPEGEMKILIKALLVDPVPI, via the exons ATGTGTGCTTCGGCTTCTAATCACAATGCCAAATCTGAAGTCCATAGAAATGTTGCTGATTTTCAGCCTAGTGTTTGGGGAGATTATTTCCTTCGATATGCCTCCGAATCTGAATCTATG GAACTTGATCCAAATATTGTGGAACAAATTGAAATGCTAAAAAACGATGTGAAGAGCATGCTTGGTTTAAATACTGAGAATTCTTTGAAAAAAGTCTACTTGATTGATTCAATATGTCGTTTGGGTTTGGGATATCATTTTGAACCTGAGATTGAAGATGTTTTGCAACATATTTACAAGAACTATGTCAAGAATGGAGAAATAACTATATTTGAAGACAACATTTACTCTCTTGCTGTGCTATTTAGATTATTGAGGCAACAAGGATTCAACGTTTTACCGA ATGTATTCAACAAATTCAAAGATGAACAAGGAAATTTTAGTGAAAGACTTATAGAAAATGTTGAGGGGATGTTAAGCTTGTATGAAGCCACACATCTTATGGTTCATGGAGAGGATGTTTTGGAAGAAGCTTTGGCTTTCACTATCTCGCATCTTGAGCCCATTGCCAACCAACTGAACAATTCTCATGCAAAACAAGTTAAGCATAGCTTAAGGCATGCTCTCCATAGAAACCTGCCTAGGCTTGAGGCAAGAAGTTACATTTCCATATACGAGCAAGATCCTTCTCATAATAAAAATTTGCTAATTTTGGCAAAATTAGATTTCAACACGCTTCAAAGACTACATCAAAAAGAAATTAGTAACATTTGCAA ATGGTGGAAGGAGTTTGACTTATCTAATAAACTACCATATGTACGAGATAGAATAGTGGAATGTTACTTTTGGGCTTTGGGGGTATTCTTTGAGCCCCAATATTCTAAAGCAAGAGAAATTATGACAAAACAAATCATCATAATAATGATTATTGATGATACATATGACGCATATGGAACAATTGATGAGTTACAACTGTTTACTAAGACAATTGAAAA GTGGGATAATAGGTTTTCGGATAATCTTCCAGAGTATCTGAAATCTCTCTATAAAAAGGTCTTAAATATTTACGACAGAAAAACATATGCCCTCAAATACTATGTAAAAGAA TTAATAAGATATGTTCAAGCTCATATGACTGAGGCCAAATGGTTAAGCATTAATTATCAACCAACATTAGAAGAGTACATTCATGTATCAGCAGAAACATCTAGTTGTTTACTACTGGTAACAACGTGTTACATTGGTATGGAAGACACAGCAACAGAGGACATCTTTCAGTGGGTATCAAATCGGCCAAAAATTATCAATGCATCAATTGTCATTGGAAGGTTATTGAATGATATTGTGACAAATGAG TTTGAACAAAAAAGACAACATATTTCTTCATTTTTGGAATGCTATATGAGACAATATAATGTCTCTAAAGAAGTTGCCATTCAAGAAGCCCGGAAGAGAATTTCTAATGCTTGGAAAGATATAAATAAAGAATTTTTTAGGCCAACTGATATTCCAATGCCTTTTCTGAAGTGTATCCTAAATGCTTTACGCTTTCTTGATGTGATTTATAAAGATAGAGATATATTCACACATCCTGAAGGAGAAATGAAAATACTCATTAAAGCTTTATTGGTAGATCCAGTGCCGATTTAA
- the LOC131631667 gene encoding (-)-germacrene D synthase-like isoform X2: MCASASNHNAKSEVHRNVADFQPSVWGDYFLRYASESESMELDPNIVEQIEMLKNDVKSMLGLNTENSLKKVYLIDSICRLGLGYHFEPEIEDVLQHIYKNYVKNGEITIFEDNIYSLAVLFRLLRQQGFNVLPNVFNKFKDEQGNFSERLIENVEGMLSLYEATHLMVHGEDVLEEALAFTISHLEPIANQLNNSHAKQVKHSLRHALHRNLPRLEARSYISIYEQDPSHNKNLLILAKLDFNTLQRLHQKEISNICKWWKEFDLSNKLPYVRDRIVECYFWALGVFFEPQYSKAREIMTKQIIIIMIIDDTYDAYGTIDEWDNRFSDNLPEYLKSLYKKVLNIYDRKTYALKYYVKELIRYVQAHMTEAKWLSINYQPTLEEYIHVSAETSSCLLLVTTCYIGMEDTATEDIFQWVSNRPKIINASIVIGRLLNDIVTNEFEQKRQHISSFLECYMRQYNVSKEVAIQEARKRISNAWKDINKEFFRPTDIPMPFLKCILNALRFLDVIYKDRDIFTHPEGEMKILIKALLVDPVPI, encoded by the exons ATGTGTGCTTCGGCTTCTAATCACAATGCCAAATCTGAAGTCCATAGAAATGTTGCTGATTTTCAGCCTAGTGTTTGGGGAGATTATTTCCTTCGATATGCCTCCGAATCTGAATCTATG GAACTTGATCCAAATATTGTGGAACAAATTGAAATGCTAAAAAACGATGTGAAGAGCATGCTTGGTTTAAATACTGAGAATTCTTTGAAAAAAGTCTACTTGATTGATTCAATATGTCGTTTGGGTTTGGGATATCATTTTGAACCTGAGATTGAAGATGTTTTGCAACATATTTACAAGAACTATGTCAAGAATGGAGAAATAACTATATTTGAAGACAACATTTACTCTCTTGCTGTGCTATTTAGATTATTGAGGCAACAAGGATTCAACGTTTTACCGA ATGTATTCAACAAATTCAAAGATGAACAAGGAAATTTTAGTGAAAGACTTATAGAAAATGTTGAGGGGATGTTAAGCTTGTATGAAGCCACACATCTTATGGTTCATGGAGAGGATGTTTTGGAAGAAGCTTTGGCTTTCACTATCTCGCATCTTGAGCCCATTGCCAACCAACTGAACAATTCTCATGCAAAACAAGTTAAGCATAGCTTAAGGCATGCTCTCCATAGAAACCTGCCTAGGCTTGAGGCAAGAAGTTACATTTCCATATACGAGCAAGATCCTTCTCATAATAAAAATTTGCTAATTTTGGCAAAATTAGATTTCAACACGCTTCAAAGACTACATCAAAAAGAAATTAGTAACATTTGCAA ATGGTGGAAGGAGTTTGACTTATCTAATAAACTACCATATGTACGAGATAGAATAGTGGAATGTTACTTTTGGGCTTTGGGGGTATTCTTTGAGCCCCAATATTCTAAAGCAAGAGAAATTATGACAAAACAAATCATCATAATAATGATTATTGATGATACATATGACGCATATGGAACAATTGATGA GTGGGATAATAGGTTTTCGGATAATCTTCCAGAGTATCTGAAATCTCTCTATAAAAAGGTCTTAAATATTTACGACAGAAAAACATATGCCCTCAAATACTATGTAAAAGAA TTAATAAGATATGTTCAAGCTCATATGACTGAGGCCAAATGGTTAAGCATTAATTATCAACCAACATTAGAAGAGTACATTCATGTATCAGCAGAAACATCTAGTTGTTTACTACTGGTAACAACGTGTTACATTGGTATGGAAGACACAGCAACAGAGGACATCTTTCAGTGGGTATCAAATCGGCCAAAAATTATCAATGCATCAATTGTCATTGGAAGGTTATTGAATGATATTGTGACAAATGAG TTTGAACAAAAAAGACAACATATTTCTTCATTTTTGGAATGCTATATGAGACAATATAATGTCTCTAAAGAAGTTGCCATTCAAGAAGCCCGGAAGAGAATTTCTAATGCTTGGAAAGATATAAATAAAGAATTTTTTAGGCCAACTGATATTCCAATGCCTTTTCTGAAGTGTATCCTAAATGCTTTACGCTTTCTTGATGTGATTTATAAAGATAGAGATATATTCACACATCCTGAAGGAGAAATGAAAATACTCATTAAAGCTTTATTGGTAGATCCAGTGCCGATTTAA